In Plutella xylostella chromosome 4, ilPluXylo3.1, whole genome shotgun sequence, a genomic segment contains:
- the LOC105388924 gene encoding predicted GPI-anchored protein 58 isoform X4: MQQMGLTPGQVLPGQVPAVVGGGGAAGPHLALDHLGLALLTPQASSPYLSGVPGVGSTYAQYYGPQLVPAMLGHDPSAASPLGVMQQPVMQQKLPRTDRLETTAGAPQPAGSQAPESKKRPAPADQEPPPMDMKSVGSFYYDNFAFPGVMPYKRAAGDKAGVPVYQPATTYQQLMQLQQPFVPVSCEYPAPAPAAAAPPPPTPTPPAPAPPSPPAAPAPEPDAAARAKEAAHKSYAAALALAAQHSAMAAQAAHAYTQATQQAYKARAAAGVAHGMLRAPLVMRGAWPPPPYYQPPYMYMPPPPPSPAQAAQQAAQHQPHNPYKKMKTT, translated from the exons GtgggtggcggcggcgcggccggcCCGCACCTGGCGCTGGACCACCTCGGCCTCGCGCTCCTCACTCCGCAG GCGTCGTCCCCGTACCTGTCGGGCGTGCCGGGCGTGGGCTCCACGTACGCGCAGTACTACGGGCCACAGCTGGTCCCGGCCATGCTGGGCCACGACCCCTCGGCCGCGTCGCCGCTGGGCGTCATGCAACAACCCGTGATGCAGCAGAAGCTGCCGCGCACCGACCGCCTCGAG ACGACGGCCGGCGCCCCGCAGCCCGCCGGCAGCCAGGCCCCCGAGAGCAAGAAGCGCCCGGCGCCCGCCGACCAAGAGCCGCCCCCG ATGGACATGAAGAGCGTCGGATCCTTCTATTACGATAATTTC GCCTTCCCCGGCGTGATGCCGTACAAGCGCGCGGCGGGCGACAAGGCGGGCGTGCCCGTGTACCAGCCCGCCACCACGTACCAGCAGCTCATGCAGCTGCAGCAGCCCTTCGTGCCCGTGTCATGTGAGtaccccgcgcccgcccccgcggccgcggcgccgcccccgcccacgcccacgccgcccgcgcccgcgcccccctcgccgcccgccgcgcccgcgccggaGCCCgacgcggcggcgcgcgccaaGGAGGCGGCGCACAAGAGCTacgcggcggcgctggcgctggcggcgcAGCACTCGGCCATGGCGGCGCAGGCGGCGCACGCCTACACGCAGGCCACGCAGCAGGCCTACaaggcgcgcgcggcggccggCGTGGCGCACGGCATGCTGCGCGCGCCGCTCGTCATGCGCGGGGcctggccgccgccgccctacTACCAGCCGCCCTACATGTacatgccgccgccgccgccctcgccGGCGCAGGCCGCGCAGCAGGCCGCCCAGCACCAGCCGCACAACCCCTACAAAAAGATGAAAACGACATAA
- the LOC105384398 gene encoding putative nuclease HARBI1 — MARLVLQFSILRNAHRRDLRRRRNQRRMVRYLDEALEMSEAEFRENYRLSKALFEDLCGDIGPLMKQPTRVTDISIRYKILVALSFYATGSYQRLVGNSHGTLMSQQSVSRAISEVTCALNNPTVVGKWIKFPQNEVEREILKRRFYEKYGIPAIIGCIDGTHVAIIRPQNFEERYFNRKHYHSRNVMIICDADLNILCVDASFGGASHDSHVWNQHPVKEHLINLQRTGERVALLGDSGYAQREYMMTPIVDAPAGSPEEYYTQKHCTARNTVERAIGVIKARWRCLLGHRVLHYHPDKAASIIHACVVLHNMCNQAHLDLDQAHDELQGELAPAQDIGELHGGPAGGPGNEELHRGEAARAQLVRQLWASR, encoded by the exons ATGGCTCGTTTAGTGCTTCAATTTTCGATTTTGCGTAATGCGCATCGAAGGGATTTGCGGAGGCGCAGAAATCAGCGGCGAATGGTCCGCTATTTGGACGAGGCTTTGGAAATGAGCGAAGCGGAATTCAGAGAAAACTACCGCCTCAGTAAAGCTCTATTCGAGGATTTGTGTGGAGACATTGGGCCGCTTATGAAGCAGCCAACACGGGTAACCGATATCTCCATAAGATATAAG ATTTTAGTGGCATTATCTTTTTATGCTACCGGCAGCTATCAAAGGCTTGTGGGCAATAGCCATGGTACCCTAATGTCCCAACAATCAGTGTCTCGGGCAATATCAGAGGTCACATGTGCACTTAACAATCCCACAGTCGTTGGGAAGTGGATAAAGTTTCCCCAAAATGAAGTAGAGCGGGAAATTTTGAAAAGGAG gttttatgaaaaatatggCATACCAGCTATAATTGGTTGCATAGATGGCACCCATGTGGCCATCATTCGTCCACAAAATTTTGAGGAGAGATACTTCAACCGCAAGCACTACCATTCCCGGAATGTCATGATT ataTGTGATGCAGACCTAAATATATTGTGCGTTGATGCATCCTTTGGCGGTGCATCCCATGACAGCCATGTGTGGAACCAGCACCCGGTGAAAGAACACCTCATAAATCTACAAAGAACTGGAGAGAGGGTGGCATTGCTGG GTGATTCTGGTTATGCACAGAGGGAGTACATGATGACCCCCATTGTGGATGCGCCAGCTGGCTCTCCTGAGGAGTATTACACGCAAAAACATTGCACAGCTCGCAACACAGTGGAACGCGCCATTGGCGTAATAAAAGCAAGGTGGCGGTGTCTTCTTGGCCACAGAGTCCTCCATTACCACCCTGACAAGGCAGCAAGTATAATACACGCATGTGTTGTGCTTCACAATATGTGCAACCAGGCACATTTAGACTTGGACCAAGCCCACGACGAGTTGCAGGGGGAACTGGCTCCAGCCCAGGACATCGGGGAGCTGCATGGTGGACCGGCTGGAGGCCCTGGCAACGAAGAGCTACACAGGGGAGAGGCAGCTCGGGCACAACTGGTCCGACAACTTTGGGCCTCTCGCTAa
- the LOC105385876 gene encoding uncharacterized protein LOC105385876 isoform X1, producing MSSATRPSYRQMELLVEYLESNPGLARGLLKTAQGRSETKKKWISLASTLNAVGGSIKDGPAWCKYWTEKKCYLKRICARNSASMRRTGGGPSDPSPKFSDLEQRMVAVMGGEEFATGDQHLAINPFATQEPTRQVDHEPEDLATREGSCNQLPSLEIASCSGQWQDLVNVEANPEPIIGEVQTPDYIVVEVQPEQSLGSANPSRTSQRRSSRRNQVDLEVDRMTAIEEKRVEAELLTARALGDLASAVRDGVNVLKEIAQYFKK from the exons ATG AGTTCCGCAACTCGGCCGTCATATCGTCAGATGGAATTACTAGTAGAGTATTTAGAAAGCAACCCAGGGTTGGCCAGGGGTCTTCTAAAGACCGCCCAAGGGCGgtcagaaacaaaaaaaaaatggataTCGTTGGCCTCGACCCTAAATGCGGTCGGAGGGTCTATAAAAGATGGACCCGCCTGGTGCAAA tactggaccgaaaaaaaatgttacctTAAACGCATATGCGCAAGGAATTCGGCGTCAATGAGGCGAACTGGCGGCGGCCCTAGCGACCCGTCACCAAAATTTTCGGACTTGGAACAGAGGATGGTGGCGGTCATGGGCGGTGAAGAGTTTGCCACCGGTGATCAGCACTTGGCAATCAACCCATTTGCCACTCAGGAG ccTACAAGACAAGTTGACCACGAGCCAGAGGACTTGGCCACTCGTGAAGGCAGTTGCAACCAGCTTCCCTCTCTGGAG attgCATCATGCTCTGGTCAATGGCAGGACCTAGTTAACGTCGAGGCCAATCCTGAGCCTATTATAGGCGAGGTGCAGACCCCTGACTACATTGTTGTCGAGGTGCAACCTGAGCAGTCATTGGGCTCAGCTAATCCTTCTCGCACCTCACAGCGCCGGTCCAGCCGCCGCAACCAAGTCGACCTAGAAGTCGACAGAATGACGGCGATAGAAGAGAAGAGGGTCGAGGCTGAGCTGCTGACAGCACGGGCTTTAGGGGACCTAGCATCAGCGGTCCGTGATGGAGTAAATGTGCTCAAAGAAATTGCacaatatttcaaaaaataa
- the LOC105385876 gene encoding uncharacterized protein LOC105385876 isoform X2 translates to MELLVEYLESNPGLARGLLKTAQGRSETKKKWISLASTLNAVGGSIKDGPAWCKYWTEKKCYLKRICARNSASMRRTGGGPSDPSPKFSDLEQRMVAVMGGEEFATGDQHLAINPFATQEPTRQVDHEPEDLATREGSCNQLPSLEIASCSGQWQDLVNVEANPEPIIGEVQTPDYIVVEVQPEQSLGSANPSRTSQRRSSRRNQVDLEVDRMTAIEEKRVEAELLTARALGDLASAVRDGVNVLKEIAQYFKK, encoded by the exons ATGGAATTACTAGTAGAGTATTTAGAAAGCAACCCAGGGTTGGCCAGGGGTCTTCTAAAGACCGCCCAAGGGCGgtcagaaacaaaaaaaaaatggataTCGTTGGCCTCGACCCTAAATGCGGTCGGAGGGTCTATAAAAGATGGACCCGCCTGGTGCAAA tactggaccgaaaaaaaatgttacctTAAACGCATATGCGCAAGGAATTCGGCGTCAATGAGGCGAACTGGCGGCGGCCCTAGCGACCCGTCACCAAAATTTTCGGACTTGGAACAGAGGATGGTGGCGGTCATGGGCGGTGAAGAGTTTGCCACCGGTGATCAGCACTTGGCAATCAACCCATTTGCCACTCAGGAG ccTACAAGACAAGTTGACCACGAGCCAGAGGACTTGGCCACTCGTGAAGGCAGTTGCAACCAGCTTCCCTCTCTGGAG attgCATCATGCTCTGGTCAATGGCAGGACCTAGTTAACGTCGAGGCCAATCCTGAGCCTATTATAGGCGAGGTGCAGACCCCTGACTACATTGTTGTCGAGGTGCAACCTGAGCAGTCATTGGGCTCAGCTAATCCTTCTCGCACCTCACAGCGCCGGTCCAGCCGCCGCAACCAAGTCGACCTAGAAGTCGACAGAATGACGGCGATAGAAGAGAAGAGGGTCGAGGCTGAGCTGCTGACAGCACGGGCTTTAGGGGACCTAGCATCAGCGGTCCGTGATGGAGTAAATGTGCTCAAAGAAATTGCacaatatttcaaaaaataa
- the LOC105385876 gene encoding uncharacterized protein LOC105385876 isoform X3 has protein sequence MRRTGGGPSDPSPKFSDLEQRMVAVMGGEEFATGDQHLAINPFATQEPTRQVDHEPEDLATREGSCNQLPSLEIASCSGQWQDLVNVEANPEPIIGEVQTPDYIVVEVQPEQSLGSANPSRTSQRRSSRRNQVDLEVDRMTAIEEKRVEAELLTARALGDLASAVRDGVNVLKEIAQYFKK, from the exons ATGAGGCGAACTGGCGGCGGCCCTAGCGACCCGTCACCAAAATTTTCGGACTTGGAACAGAGGATGGTGGCGGTCATGGGCGGTGAAGAGTTTGCCACCGGTGATCAGCACTTGGCAATCAACCCATTTGCCACTCAGGAG ccTACAAGACAAGTTGACCACGAGCCAGAGGACTTGGCCACTCGTGAAGGCAGTTGCAACCAGCTTCCCTCTCTGGAG attgCATCATGCTCTGGTCAATGGCAGGACCTAGTTAACGTCGAGGCCAATCCTGAGCCTATTATAGGCGAGGTGCAGACCCCTGACTACATTGTTGTCGAGGTGCAACCTGAGCAGTCATTGGGCTCAGCTAATCCTTCTCGCACCTCACAGCGCCGGTCCAGCCGCCGCAACCAAGTCGACCTAGAAGTCGACAGAATGACGGCGATAGAAGAGAAGAGGGTCGAGGCTGAGCTGCTGACAGCACGGGCTTTAGGGGACCTAGCATCAGCGGTCCGTGATGGAGTAAATGTGCTCAAAGAAATTGCacaatatttcaaaaaataa
- the LOC105388925 gene encoding golgin subfamily A member 1 isoform X2 has translation MFASLKSKIKEETGNDISKLTSSWRAGNLLGRISFRDDTTATTTPSSSGGVGDTSTSESISPQLEAYLSDRTGGQIDQPGLQQQYTGQLEAKLRERDSVWERKVEELKQTLASVQSEEAAAAQAVARAAQADAQRAAAERDAAERQLRDLRARLAAAERAQPRLDALTEELEERNRAWSTERTALTRAAGAAEARAAELQQELELMRAALPPGDPSHHMHPADKQDLAQTGCEAYDRVCRERAVLARQLDETKMALADVKTSWSGQIAALETQDKSMALQRDLDQALEEIASLKASLDNERTLVKLLQERTEKSSRQYDEQRAEVTRLCGELADLQQECAEYQKAVDIERQEKEEAFLRNAHMSQALELSRVEARHLAAECADLAQLQQLHRQLEQDQAACKLIKENEAARQAEVEELKRRAEQLAGSEAALQQTVRELEADICDKNKKIKTLDNRIADMKKTLQRELQASRSDHRAQEEQDISRRYLKHVVLRFLTARELEARQLTRALSVLLRLSAHEEALLRAALPPRQGISSWFPSLTNT, from the exons ATGTTTGCAAGCTTAAAGAGTAAAATTAAGGAGGAAACTGGAAATGATATCAGCAAACTTACAAGCAGCTGGCGGGCGGGCAACTTGTTGGGAAGAATATCGTTTAGGGATGATACG ACGGCAACAACGACACCAAGCAGCTCTGGTGGAGTGGGAGACACATCCACATCAGAA TCAATATCACCTCAACTGGAGGCGTACCTGTCGGACCGTACCGGCGGCCAGATCGACCAGCCCGGGCTGCAGCAGCAGTACACCGGCCAGCTCGAGGCTAAGCTGCGGGAGCGAGACTCTGTGTGGGAGAGGAAGGTTGAGGAACTGAAGCAGACCCTGGCTTCTGTGCAGA GTGAAGAGGCGGCGGCAGCACAAGCAGTGGCGCGCGCCGCTCAAGCCGACGCCCAGCGAGCAGCCGCCGAGCGAGACGCGGCGGAGAGGCAGCTGCGCGACCTGCGGGCCCGGCTGGCGGCCGCCGAGCGCGCGCAGCCCCGCCTCGACGCACTCACT GAGGAGCTAGAAGAGCGTAACCGCGCGTGGTCGACCGAGCGTACGGCGCTCACTCgagcggcgggcgcggccgaGGCGCGGGCCGCGGAGTTACAGCAGGAGCTGGAGCTGATGCGCGCCGCACTGCCGCCCGGGGACCCCAGCCATCATATGCACCCTGCCG ATAAACAAGACCTAGCCCAAACCGGCTGCGAGGCCTACGACCGAGTGTGCCGCGAGAGGGCGGTGCTGGCGCGGCAACTGGACGAGACCAAGATGGCGCTGGCCGACGTGAAGACCTCGTGGAGCGGGCAGATCGCCGCGCTCGAGACTCAG GACAAATCGATGGCGCTGCAACGGGACCTAGACCAGGCGTTAGAAGAGATAGCTTCTCTCAAGGCCAGCCTGGACAACGAACGCACCCTGGTGAAGCTACTCCAGGAGAGAACAGAGAAGTCTTCAAGACAGTACGATGAGCAGAGAGCCGAGGTGACCAGGCTTTGTGGGGAGCTGGCGGATTTGCAGCAGGAGTGCGCGGAGTACCAGAAGGCTGTTGATAT CGAGCGTCAAGAGAAAGAAGAGGCGTTTCTCCGCAACGCTCACATGTCTCAAGCGCTGGAGCTGAGCCGCGTGGAGGCGCGCCACCTGGCGGCGGAGTGCGCCGACCTCGCGCAGCTGCAGCAGCTGCACCGGCAGCTCGAGCAG GACCAAGCAGCCTGcaagttaataaaagaaaacgaaGCGGCGAGGCAGGCAGAAGTAGAAGAGCTGAAGAGACGAGCGGAGCAGCTGGCGGGGAGCGAGGCCGCGCTACAGCAGACTGTGAGGGAGCTGGAGGCTGATATCTGTGATAAAAATAAG AAAATAAAGACTTTAGACAACCGGATAGCGGACATGAAGAAGACTCTCCAGCGCGAGCTGCAGGCCAGCCGCAGCGACCACCGCGCGCAGGAGGAGCAGGACATCAGCAGGAG ATACCTAAAGCACGTGGTCCTCCGCTTCCTGACAGCTCGCGAGCTGGAAGCGAGACAGCTGACGCGCGCTCTCTCCGTCCTGCTCCGACTGAGCGCTCACGAGGAGGCGCTGCTCCGGGCCGCCCTGCCGCCGCGGCAAGGCATCTCCTCCTGGTTCCCGTCGCTTACCAACACCTGA
- the LOC105388925 gene encoding golgin subfamily A member 1 isoform X1 yields the protein MFASLKSKIKEETGNDISKLTSSWRAGNLLGRISFRDDTTATTTPSSSGGVGDTSTSESISPQLEAYLSDRTGGQIDQPGLQQQYTGQLEAKLRERDSVWERKVEELKQTLASVQSEEAAAAQAVARAAQADAQRAAAERDAAERQLRDLRARLAAAERAQPRLDALTEELEERNRAWSTERTALTRAAGAAEARAAELQQELELMRAALPPGDPSHHMHPADKQDLAQTGCEAYDRVCRERAVLARQLDETKMALADVKTSWSGQIAALETQVARLSRQAGEEGAERRRTETEKKELQEKLMDMTAELEKTKQSLANSEAKDKSMALQRDLDQALEEIASLKASLDNERTLVKLLQERTEKSSRQYDEQRAEVTRLCGELADLQQECAEYQKAVDIERQEKEEAFLRNAHMSQALELSRVEARHLAAECADLAQLQQLHRQLEQDQAACKLIKENEAARQAEVEELKRRAEQLAGSEAALQQTVRELEADICDKNKKIKTLDNRIADMKKTLQRELQASRSDHRAQEEQDISRRYLKHVVLRFLTARELEARQLTRALSVLLRLSAHEEALLRAALPPRQGISSWFPSLTNT from the exons ATGTTTGCAAGCTTAAAGAGTAAAATTAAGGAGGAAACTGGAAATGATATCAGCAAACTTACAAGCAGCTGGCGGGCGGGCAACTTGTTGGGAAGAATATCGTTTAGGGATGATACG ACGGCAACAACGACACCAAGCAGCTCTGGTGGAGTGGGAGACACATCCACATCAGAA TCAATATCACCTCAACTGGAGGCGTACCTGTCGGACCGTACCGGCGGCCAGATCGACCAGCCCGGGCTGCAGCAGCAGTACACCGGCCAGCTCGAGGCTAAGCTGCGGGAGCGAGACTCTGTGTGGGAGAGGAAGGTTGAGGAACTGAAGCAGACCCTGGCTTCTGTGCAGA GTGAAGAGGCGGCGGCAGCACAAGCAGTGGCGCGCGCCGCTCAAGCCGACGCCCAGCGAGCAGCCGCCGAGCGAGACGCGGCGGAGAGGCAGCTGCGCGACCTGCGGGCCCGGCTGGCGGCCGCCGAGCGCGCGCAGCCCCGCCTCGACGCACTCACT GAGGAGCTAGAAGAGCGTAACCGCGCGTGGTCGACCGAGCGTACGGCGCTCACTCgagcggcgggcgcggccgaGGCGCGGGCCGCGGAGTTACAGCAGGAGCTGGAGCTGATGCGCGCCGCACTGCCGCCCGGGGACCCCAGCCATCATATGCACCCTGCCG ATAAACAAGACCTAGCCCAAACCGGCTGCGAGGCCTACGACCGAGTGTGCCGCGAGAGGGCGGTGCTGGCGCGGCAACTGGACGAGACCAAGATGGCGCTGGCCGACGTGAAGACCTCGTGGAGCGGGCAGATCGCCGCGCTCGAGACTCAG GTGGCGCGACTGTCGCGGCAAGCGGGGGAAGAGGGGGCGGAGAGGAGAAGGACAGAGACGGAGAAGAAAGAACTACAGGAGAAACTGATGGACATGACGGCCGAGCTGGAGAAAACTAAACAGAGCCTAGCTAATAGCGAGGCAAAG GACAAATCGATGGCGCTGCAACGGGACCTAGACCAGGCGTTAGAAGAGATAGCTTCTCTCAAGGCCAGCCTGGACAACGAACGCACCCTGGTGAAGCTACTCCAGGAGAGAACAGAGAAGTCTTCAAGACAGTACGATGAGCAGAGAGCCGAGGTGACCAGGCTTTGTGGGGAGCTGGCGGATTTGCAGCAGGAGTGCGCGGAGTACCAGAAGGCTGTTGATAT CGAGCGTCAAGAGAAAGAAGAGGCGTTTCTCCGCAACGCTCACATGTCTCAAGCGCTGGAGCTGAGCCGCGTGGAGGCGCGCCACCTGGCGGCGGAGTGCGCCGACCTCGCGCAGCTGCAGCAGCTGCACCGGCAGCTCGAGCAG GACCAAGCAGCCTGcaagttaataaaagaaaacgaaGCGGCGAGGCAGGCAGAAGTAGAAGAGCTGAAGAGACGAGCGGAGCAGCTGGCGGGGAGCGAGGCCGCGCTACAGCAGACTGTGAGGGAGCTGGAGGCTGATATCTGTGATAAAAATAAG AAAATAAAGACTTTAGACAACCGGATAGCGGACATGAAGAAGACTCTCCAGCGCGAGCTGCAGGCCAGCCGCAGCGACCACCGCGCGCAGGAGGAGCAGGACATCAGCAGGAG ATACCTAAAGCACGTGGTCCTCCGCTTCCTGACAGCTCGCGAGCTGGAAGCGAGACAGCTGACGCGCGCTCTCTCCGTCCTGCTCCGACTGAGCGCTCACGAGGAGGCGCTGCTCCGGGCCGCCCTGCCGCCGCGGCAAGGCATCTCCTCCTGGTTCCCGTCGCTTACCAACACCTGA